A genome region from Blautia coccoides includes the following:
- a CDS encoding SIR2 family NAD-dependent protein deacylase, with amino-acid sequence MEEEKKIERLRAIIDESAYTVILSGSGMMAECGYMGMKTPEKAYEIEKTYGVSPEDIFTSVYYNNRPAEFFKFYRNEVLQGDVDTSETFRTAARMEQKGRLKCIITGNIYEYPQKAGCRNVINLHGSIYENICPHCGRKYPLKYIKASKKVPLCEDCSRVIRPQVALFGEMMDSRLMTKATWEIENADTLILLGTTLDSEVFSKYIKYFEGRNLVIIHKEHHHSDSRADLVIWDEPRNIFTKLGY; translated from the coding sequence ATGGAAGAGGAAAAAAAGATTGAAAGACTGAGGGCAATCATTGATGAAAGCGCCTATACAGTTATTTTAAGCGGTTCCGGCATGATGGCAGAGTGTGGATACATGGGAATGAAGACGCCGGAAAAGGCATATGAGATTGAAAAGACATACGGCGTGTCACCGGAGGATATTTTTACCAGTGTGTATTACAATAACAGGCCGGCAGAGTTTTTTAAATTTTACAGGAATGAGGTCCTTCAGGGAGATGTGGATACCAGTGAAACCTTTCGGACAGCCGCCAGAATGGAGCAGAAGGGAAGACTTAAGTGTATCATTACCGGAAATATATATGAGTATCCGCAGAAGGCAGGCTGCCGCAATGTGATCAACCTGCACGGAAGTATTTATGAGAATATCTGTCCCCACTGCGGAAGAAAATATCCGCTGAAATATATAAAGGCATCAAAGAAAGTACCTCTGTGTGAGGACTGCAGCCGTGTTATCCGCCCGCAGGTAGCTCTATTTGGCGAGATGATGGACAGCCGGCTCATGACAAAGGCAACCTGGGAGATTGAGAATGCGGATACACTGATCCTCCTTGGGACGACACTGGATTCAGAGGTGTTTTCCAAGTATATCAAATACTTTGAGGGAAGGAATCTTGTCATTATCCATAAAGAGCACCACCACTCAGACAGCAGGGCAGACCTTGTGATCTGGGATGAGCCGAGAAATATTTTTACTAAACTAGGCTATTAA
- a CDS encoding F0F1 ATP synthase subunit A, with protein sequence MTEELNCETVFTIPIFGGIPVTESVVVTWIIMAALTIISIVLVRNLKVENPGKKQLALESAIGFLNDFFADILGERGKQYIPYLITAAIYIGVANLIGLLGFKPPTKDLNVTAGLAIISIFLIEYSGWKQKGFKRFMHSFAEPMAIVTPINIMEIFIRPVSLCMRLFGNVIGSFVVMELIKMILPVVLPIPFSFYFDIFDGLIQAYVFVFLTSLFIKEQIEE encoded by the coding sequence ATTACGGAAGAGCTGAACTGCGAGACCGTATTTACCATCCCAATTTTTGGCGGGATACCAGTCACGGAGTCTGTGGTGGTCACCTGGATCATTATGGCAGCATTGACGATAATATCGATCGTTCTTGTCAGAAATCTGAAGGTGGAAAATCCCGGTAAGAAACAGTTGGCTCTGGAATCAGCTATTGGATTTCTGAATGACTTTTTCGCAGATATTCTGGGCGAGAGAGGAAAACAGTATATTCCTTACTTGATTACCGCTGCCATCTATATTGGCGTGGCTAACTTAATTGGTCTTCTGGGCTTCAAACCGCCCACAAAGGACTTAAACGTGACAGCAGGGCTGGCGATCATAAGCATCTTCCTGATTGAATATTCAGGATGGAAGCAGAAAGGGTTTAAGCGGTTCATGCACAGTTTTGCAGAACCCATGGCCATTGTTACGCCGATCAACATTATGGAGATATTCATCCGTCCGGTGTCGCTGTGTATGCGACTGTTCGGCAATGTGATCGGATCATTTGTTGTAATGGAATTGATCAAAATGATCTTACCGGTTGTTTTACCCATTCCGTTCAGCTTTTATTTTGACATTTTCGATGGTCTGATCCAGGCCTACGTATTTGTTTTTTTAACTTCGCTCTTTATAAAGGAGCAGATAGAGGAGTGA
- the atpE gene encoding ATP synthase F0 subunit C → MLTAIGAGMAVLTGLGAGLGIGLATSKATEAIARQPEAEGKISKALLLGCALAEATAIYGFVIALLLLFVK, encoded by the coding sequence ATGTTAACAGCAATTGGTGCAGGTATGGCAGTTTTAACAGGTTTAGGAGCAGGTTTAGGTATCGGTCTTGCAACATCTAAGGCAACAGAAGCGATCGCAAGGCAGCCGGAGGCAGAGGGAAAGATCAGCAAAGCACTGCTGCTTGGATGTGCACTGGCAGAGGCAACTGCTATTTACGGTTTCGTAATCGCTTTATTACTCTTATTCGTAAAATAA
- the atpF gene encoding F0F1 ATP synthase subunit B: MLSLGWGLIWTIINLIVLYLLLKKFLIGPLLGIMEKRKTLIAQQLENARTTEGKANELKGQYEMAISGAKSESAQIIEEAKADARTLTERTVREANEQAARILESARKTAEQEKENALAGAKSEIAGLAVEAAKKMLAGGSEAGSRMLYDTFLAEAGDADDRESE; this comes from the coding sequence GTGCTGAGTTTAGGCTGGGGCCTTATCTGGACCATAATTAACCTGATAGTTCTTTATCTCTTACTGAAAAAATTCCTGATCGGACCGTTACTGGGAATCATGGAAAAAAGAAAGACACTCATCGCACAGCAGCTTGAAAATGCCAGAACGACAGAAGGAAAGGCGAATGAGCTGAAAGGCCAGTATGAAATGGCAATAAGCGGTGCAAAATCCGAGTCCGCACAGATCATCGAGGAAGCAAAAGCCGATGCAAGGACCCTGACAGAGCGTACCGTTCGGGAAGCTAATGAGCAGGCGGCAAGAATCCTGGAAAGTGCCAGAAAGACGGCAGAACAGGAAAAGGAAAATGCCCTGGCAGGCGCAAAATCCGAGATTGCAGGTCTTGCTGTGGAAGCAGCTAAGAAGATGCTTGCAGGCGGAAGCGAAGCGGGAAGCAGAATGCTCTACGATACATTTTTAGCAGAAGCGGGTGATGCAGATGACAGAGAGTCTGAATAA
- the atpH gene encoding ATP synthase F1 subunit delta, whose amino-acid sequence MQMTESLNNYGKVLYELNISPESAAGARELLEKVPQVSEVLSSPVVSLAAKQRVVDRIFPREIHNFMKILCRYHKAGEAQEIFKAYQEYYNEKNNILNATLSYVVLPTEEQLTGIKRFLCRQYHVKDVAFQLQEEKDLVGGFTLRVGDQEIDYSLKGKINALQQKLTWR is encoded by the coding sequence ATGCAGATGACAGAGAGTCTGAATAATTACGGGAAAGTGCTGTATGAGCTGAATATTTCACCGGAATCTGCAGCCGGCGCACGAGAACTTTTAGAGAAAGTTCCCCAGGTGTCGGAAGTGCTTTCAAGCCCTGTTGTATCCCTGGCGGCGAAGCAGAGAGTGGTAGACCGGATTTTTCCGAGAGAGATACATAATTTTATGAAAATACTGTGCAGATACCACAAAGCTGGTGAGGCACAGGAGATTTTTAAGGCATATCAGGAATATTACAACGAAAAAAACAATATTTTAAATGCAACTCTGTCTTATGTGGTACTTCCTACAGAGGAGCAGCTTACAGGAATCAAAAGATTTCTCTGCAGGCAATACCACGTAAAGGATGTAGCATTTCAGTTACAGGAAGAAAAAGACCTGGTGGGCGGATTTACCCTCCGCGTAGGTGACCAGGAGATTGATTACAGCCTGAAAGGCAAGATCAATGCACTACAACAAAAATTGACCTGGAGGTGA
- the atpA gene encoding F0F1 ATP synthase subunit alpha, which translates to MSSINSEEIISILKEEIENFDMTTGVREVGNVIWVGDGIATVYGIDHAMYGEIVTFENGVKGMVQDIKRNEIGVIIFGKDMGIKEGTKVVRTKKRAGIPVGEGYIGRIVDALGAPIDGKGGIEAKDYRPIEQEAPGIIDRKSVSVPMETGILAIDSMFPIGRGQRELIIGDRQTGKTSIAIDAILNQKGKDVMCIYVAIGQKASTVAKLTGTLEKYGAMDYTTVFAATASDCAPLQYIVPYSGTALAEYFMHQGKDVLIVYDDLSKHAVAYRALSLLLERSPGREAYPGDVFYLHSRLLERSSRLSDEAGGGSITALPIIETQAGDVSAYIPTNVISITDGQIFLESDLFFAGNRPAVNVGLSVSRVGGAAQTKAMKKASGSMRIDLAQYREMEVFTQFASDLDDATKEQLSYGKTLMELLKQPLCHPLSNHEQVITLWTATHKVFSDVEIKNVKAFQADMLAYFEKNHPEVGQEIEEKKVLSDELGEKILKVAEEFKNKSR; encoded by the coding sequence TTGAGTTCAATCAATTCAGAGGAGATTATTTCCATTCTGAAAGAAGAAATAGAGAATTTCGATATGACAACGGGTGTCCGTGAAGTGGGAAACGTAATCTGGGTCGGTGACGGAATTGCGACTGTTTATGGAATAGACCATGCGATGTACGGAGAAATCGTGACGTTTGAGAACGGTGTCAAAGGTATGGTGCAGGATATCAAGAGAAATGAAATTGGTGTCATCATATTCGGAAAAGACATGGGGATCAAAGAGGGCACAAAAGTGGTCCGCACAAAGAAAAGAGCAGGTATCCCGGTTGGTGAAGGCTATATCGGAAGGATCGTGGATGCCCTGGGCGCGCCCATTGATGGAAAAGGCGGGATCGAAGCAAAAGATTACCGTCCCATTGAGCAGGAGGCACCCGGTATCATTGACCGTAAATCCGTCTCTGTTCCCATGGAGACAGGTATTCTGGCCATTGACTCCATGTTTCCTATCGGCCGGGGACAGCGTGAGCTGATCATCGGTGACCGTCAGACAGGTAAGACCTCGATCGCCATTGATGCCATCCTGAACCAGAAGGGCAAGGATGTCATGTGTATTTATGTGGCGATCGGACAGAAAGCGTCTACAGTTGCAAAACTGACCGGCACTCTGGAGAAATACGGAGCTATGGACTATACCACAGTTTTTGCCGCAACGGCCAGCGACTGTGCACCCCTTCAGTATATTGTTCCTTACTCGGGAACAGCTCTGGCAGAGTATTTTATGCATCAGGGTAAGGATGTGCTCATCGTATATGACGACCTGTCAAAACACGCGGTGGCTTACCGAGCCCTTTCCCTGCTTCTGGAGCGTTCTCCGGGACGTGAGGCATATCCGGGTGACGTATTCTACCTGCATTCCAGACTGCTGGAGCGTTCCAGCCGTTTGAGCGACGAGGCAGGCGGCGGTTCCATCACAGCACTGCCCATCATTGAAACCCAGGCAGGCGATGTTTCCGCGTATATACCGACCAATGTAATTTCCATTACAGACGGACAGATCTTCCTGGAGAGCGACTTGTTTTTTGCCGGCAACCGTCCGGCGGTCAATGTGGGTCTCTCCGTATCACGTGTAGGCGGTGCAGCCCAGACAAAAGCTATGAAAAAGGCTTCCGGAAGCATGCGTATCGACCTGGCACAGTACAGGGAAATGGAAGTGTTTACACAGTTTGCGTCTGACCTGGATGATGCCACGAAAGAGCAGCTCTCCTATGGAAAGACGCTGATGGAGCTTTTGAAACAGCCTCTGTGCCATCCGCTTTCCAACCATGAGCAGGTTATCACCCTCTGGACTGCAACACATAAGGTATTTTCCGATGTGGAAATTAAGAACGTGAAGGCATTCCAGGCAGATATGCTTGCATACTTCGAGAAAAACCATCCGGAAGTCGGTCAGGAGATTGAGGAGAAAAAAGTCCTCTCTGACGAGCTGGGTGAGAAGATTTTAAAAGTGGCAGAGGAATTTAAGAATAAGAGCAGGTGA
- the atpG gene encoding ATP synthase F1 subunit gamma: protein MASAKEIQSRINSIQDTMKITNAMYMISSSKLKRARKVLADTEPYFYALQSAIGRVLRHMPPDTEGNRYFDERSSVPKEERRTGYIVVSADKGLAGAYNHNVFKIAEECMEKDAHPQLFVLGEVGRQYFYKKNVDVDTNFRFTVQKPTMHRARVISEKMIASYLTGELDEVYIIYTRMANAANMVAEMQQLLPLKKASFHTPAQVMVDIHQEEIEMVPSAEEVLNSIVPNYLHGIIYGCLVESYASEHNSRMMAMDAATSSAKDMLKDLSIKYNRVRQAAITQEITEVISGAKAQKNKN, encoded by the coding sequence ATGGCAAGTGCAAAAGAGATACAAAGCCGTATAAATAGTATCCAGGACACGATGAAGATCACCAACGCCATGTATATGATATCCTCCTCCAAATTAAAGAGAGCCAGGAAGGTGCTGGCAGATACAGAACCGTATTTTTACGCTCTGCAGTCTGCGATCGGCAGGGTCCTTCGTCATATGCCTCCCGATACGGAGGGAAACCGCTACTTTGATGAGCGGTCATCCGTACCAAAAGAGGAACGCAGAACAGGCTACATCGTAGTTTCTGCAGACAAAGGTCTTGCCGGCGCTTATAATCACAATGTGTTTAAGATAGCGGAAGAATGTATGGAAAAAGACGCGCATCCCCAGCTCTTTGTATTGGGCGAGGTGGGAAGGCAGTATTTCTACAAGAAAAATGTGGATGTGGATACCAATTTCCGGTTCACGGTACAGAAGCCCACAATGCACCGGGCCAGGGTGATCTCAGAGAAGATGATCGCCAGCTATCTGACCGGCGAATTGGATGAAGTGTATATTATCTACACGAGAATGGCCAATGCCGCCAATATGGTGGCAGAGATGCAGCAGCTTCTTCCCCTTAAAAAGGCAAGCTTCCATACACCGGCACAGGTGATGGTGGATATTCATCAGGAGGAGATCGAGATGGTTCCCTCCGCAGAAGAAGTCCTGAACAGCATTGTTCCCAATTACCTGCACGGTATCATTTACGGCTGTCTGGTGGAGTCTTATGCCAGTGAGCATAATTCCCGTATGATGGCCATGGATGCAGCTACCAGCAGCGCAAAAGACATGCTGAAAGATTTATCAATAAAATATAATCGTGTGCGTCAGGCTGCGATCACCCAGGAGATCACTGAGGTCATCAGCGGCGCTAAGGCGCAGAAGAATAAAAACTAG
- the atpD gene encoding F0F1 ATP synthase subunit beta: MEKGKIVQVMGPVVDVEFEDQNLPYIKDALTVENNGKKLVMEVAQHIGNNTVRCIMLASSDGLCKDMEVTATGAGISVPVGKETLGRLFNVLGETIDNGEQLENAEHWVIHRDPPSFEEQSPVVEILETGIKVIDLLAPYAKGGKIGLFGGAGVGKTVLIQELISNIATEHGGYSIFTGVGERSREGNDLWTEMKESGVLEKTALVFGQMNEPPGARMRVAETGLTMAEYFRDQEHQNVLLFIDNIFRFTQAGSEVSALLGRMPSAVGYQPTLATEMGELQERIASTKNGSVTSVQAVYVPADDLTDPAPATTFAHLDATTVLSRKIVEQGIYPAVDPLESTSRILEADVVGEEHYEVARRVQEYLQKYKELQDIIAILGMEELSEEDKKVVARARKIQKFLSQPFHVAEVFTGIAGKYVPLKETIRGFKMIVDGEMDQYPENAFFNVGSIDEVVEKAKAEQ; encoded by the coding sequence ATGGAAAAAGGAAAAATCGTACAGGTCATGGGACCTGTTGTAGACGTAGAATTTGAAGACCAGAACCTTCCGTATATCAAAGATGCCCTTACTGTGGAAAATAATGGAAAGAAGCTTGTGATGGAGGTTGCACAGCACATCGGAAATAATACGGTGCGCTGTATCATGCTGGCTTCCAGCGACGGCCTCTGCAAAGATATGGAGGTCACAGCTACAGGAGCAGGTATTTCCGTACCGGTGGGAAAAGAGACACTGGGACGTCTGTTCAATGTGCTGGGCGAAACCATTGACAACGGAGAACAGCTTGAGAATGCGGAGCACTGGGTAATCCACAGAGATCCACCAAGCTTTGAGGAACAAAGCCCGGTAGTTGAGATCCTGGAGACCGGCATCAAGGTCATTGACCTTTTGGCACCATATGCGAAGGGCGGTAAGATCGGTCTGTTCGGCGGTGCCGGTGTAGGCAAGACCGTTCTGATCCAGGAGCTGATCAGCAATATTGCCACAGAGCACGGCGGATACTCCATTTTCACCGGTGTAGGTGAGCGTTCCCGTGAGGGAAATGACCTTTGGACAGAGATGAAGGAGTCAGGTGTTCTGGAGAAAACTGCCCTGGTATTCGGTCAGATGAATGAGCCGCCTGGAGCGCGTATGCGTGTGGCAGAGACCGGACTGACCATGGCAGAGTATTTCCGTGACCAGGAGCACCAGAACGTGCTGCTGTTCATTGATAATATTTTCCGTTTTACCCAGGCAGGTTCTGAGGTGTCAGCACTTCTGGGACGTATGCCTTCAGCCGTTGGTTATCAGCCCACTCTGGCTACTGAGATGGGTGAGCTTCAGGAGAGGATCGCTTCCACGAAGAACGGTTCTGTTACCAGTGTGCAGGCTGTTTATGTGCCTGCCGATGACCTGACTGACCCGGCTCCGGCTACCACATTTGCCCATCTGGACGCTACTACGGTTCTGTCCAGAAAGATCGTGGAGCAGGGTATCTATCCGGCTGTTGACCCGCTGGAATCCACCTCCCGTATCCTGGAGGCTGACGTGGTGGGAGAAGAACACTACGAAGTGGCCAGAAGGGTGCAGGAGTATCTGCAGAAGTACAAAGAGCTGCAGGATATCATTGCGATCCTCGGTATGGAAGAGCTTTCTGAGGAGGACAAAAAAGTGGTTGCCCGTGCCAGAAAGATCCAGAAATTCCTGTCACAGCCATTCCATGTGGCTGAGGTATTTACCGGTATTGCCGGAAAATATGTACCACTCAAAGAGACGATCCGCGGCTTCAAGATGATCGTGGACGGTGAGATGGATCAATATCCGGAGAATGCATTCTTTAATGTGGGCAGCATTGACGAGGTGGTGGAGAAGGCAAAAGCCGAGCAGTAA
- the atpC gene encoding ATP synthase F1 subunit epsilon produces the protein MNTFGLNIVSSDKDFYHGRGTSIMLPAKDGQISILAHHADMMVAIVPGEMRFKPADSQEWKTAIVGNGFAQIINNRVTVLVDSCEYPENIDLKRAQDALDRAEEQLRQQQSLQEYYVSKASLARAMARMKAAKKHDI, from the coding sequence ATGAATACATTCGGACTGAATATCGTTTCCAGTGATAAAGATTTTTATCACGGCAGAGGAACCAGTATCATGCTTCCTGCAAAGGACGGACAGATTTCCATTCTGGCCCACCATGCGGATATGATGGTCGCCATTGTACCCGGTGAAATGCGTTTTAAACCCGCTGACAGCCAGGAGTGGAAGACAGCGATCGTGGGAAACGGGTTTGCGCAGATCATCAATAACCGTGTGACAGTTTTGGTAGACAGCTGTGAATACCCTGAAAATATTGACCTGAAGCGTGCCCAGGATGCGCTGGACCGCGCTGAGGAACAGCTCAGGCAGCAGCAAAGTCTGCAGGAATACTATGTATCCAAGGCATCCCTTGCAAGAGCCATGGCCCGTATGAAAGCGGCGAAAAAGCATGATATATAA
- a CDS encoding ABC transporter permease has translation MRQLTAFTKKEFLESLRTGRMPLLVILSVLFGIMNPLTAKLLPWMLKTFTGSLEESGMVLTEIKVDVFTSWTQFYKNIPLFLIIFIVITSGILTTEYQKGTLINILTKGMHRWKLLLSKSIAAFLLWTGCYWISFGVTYAYNMYFWDNSMASHIFFGAFCLYMTGIWLITLIMLMSALCSTNYMVLAGTGGTFFVFYLLAFIPALKKYLPAQLMASYSLLPKTADISDFTYAVIVTAILSVVNLLLSILIFNKKSL, from the coding sequence CTGGAATCTCTGCGCACCGGCCGAATGCCTCTGCTTGTGATCCTGTCTGTTTTATTTGGGATCATGAATCCTCTGACTGCCAAGCTGCTGCCCTGGATGCTTAAAACCTTTACCGGTTCCCTGGAAGAAAGCGGCATGGTATTGACTGAAATCAAGGTGGATGTCTTTACATCCTGGACGCAGTTTTACAAAAATATTCCGCTGTTTCTGATCATTTTTATTGTCATCACCAGTGGGATCTTAACTACAGAATATCAGAAGGGCACTCTGATCAATATTCTCACCAAAGGCATGCATAGGTGGAAACTGCTCCTCTCAAAATCCATCGCCGCCTTTCTTCTCTGGACCGGCTGCTACTGGATCTCTTTCGGAGTCACCTATGCCTACAATATGTATTTCTGGGACAACAGCATGGCATCCCATATATTTTTCGGGGCCTTCTGTCTCTATATGACAGGAATATGGCTGATCACGCTTATAATGCTCATGTCCGCCCTGTGCAGTACCAACTATATGGTATTGGCCGGTACCGGAGGCACCTTTTTTGTTTTCTATCTTCTGGCATTTATCCCTGCTCTGAAAAAATATCTGCCTGCACAGTTAATGGCCTCTTACAGTCTGCTTCCGAAGACAGCGGATATCTCTGATTTTACTTATGCAGTGATAGTTACTGCCATTCTCTCAGTGGTGAATCTGCTGCTATCCATTCTCATTTTTAATAAAAAGTCCTTATGA